A genomic stretch from Setaria viridis chromosome 1, Setaria_viridis_v4.0, whole genome shotgun sequence includes:
- the LOC117853007 gene encoding bZIP transcription factor RISBZ4 isoform X2 — MKKCASELELEAFIRSREDAAAAAVAAAEHKPGHDIAAQAAFGAGVFSPGDLSGFSFADSNTLNGSIPNHVWSHNHNVRHPAVSTTIESQSSICAASPTSATNLYLKESQTLGGTSGSDSDSESLLDIEGGPCEQSTNPQDVKRMRRMVSNRESARRSRKRKQAHLADLETQVDQLRGENASLFKQLTDANQQFTTAVTDNRILKSDVEALRVKVKLAEDMVARGALTCGLGSLGLSPVLNPRQACRGPDVLSGLDFAGDDPCFAGLSPTEQVQNSPLQSIASLESLENRIASEVTSCGGPGVDVWPWDGGLSK, encoded by the exons ATGAAGAAGTGCGCGTCGGAGTTGGAGCTGGAGGCCTTCATCCGCAGCCGGGaggacgcggccgcggcggcggtggcggcggccgagcaCAAGCCCGGGCACGACATCGCCGCGCAGGCGGCGTTCGGTGCGGGCGTGTTCTCCCCCGGCGACCTCTCCGGCTTCAGCTTCGCCGACTCG AACACCCTCAACGGAAGCATTCCTAATCACGTATGGTCCCATAACCACAACGTGAGGCATCCTGCAGTCTCCACGACAATCGAGTCGCAGTCATCAATCTGTG cagcaagtccAACATCAGCGACTAACCTATATCTGAAAGAGAGCCAAACTTTGGGGGGCACAAGTGGTTCAGATTCCGATAGCGAATCGCTGTTGGATATCGAGGGTGGTCCATGCGAGCAAAGCACAAACCCACAGGACGTGAAGAGAATGCGACG GATGGTGTCGAACCGTGAGTCCGCTCGACGGTCGAGGAAGAGAAAGCAAGCCCACTTAGCTGACCTTGAGACACAG GTTGACCAGCTGCGAGGCGAAAATGCATCACTCTTCAAGCAGCTGACAGACGCCAACCAGCAATTCACAACTGCAGTCACCGACAACCGGATCCTGAAATCAGATGTCGAGGCCCTCAGAGTCAAG GTGAAGCTGGCGGAGGACATGGTGGCACGCGGCGCGCTGACATGCGGGCTGGGCAGCCTCGGGCTGTCGCCGGTGCTCAACCCGCGGCAGGCGTGCCGGGGCCCCGACGTGCTGTCCGGCCTGgacttcgccggcgacgacccgTGCTTCGCGGGGCTGTCCCCGACGGAGCAGGTGCAGAACTCGCCGCTGCAGAGCATCGCCAGCCTCGAGAGCCTCGAGAACCGGATCGCCAGCGAGGTGACGAGCTGCGGCGGCCCCGGCGTCGACGTCTGGCCGTGGGACGGCGGCCTGTCCAAGTGA
- the LOC117853007 gene encoding bZIP transcription factor RISBZ4 isoform X1: MKKCASELELEAFIRSREDAAAAAVAAAEHKPGHDIAAQAAFGAGVFSPGDLSGFSFADSNTLNGSIPNHVWSHNHNVRHPAVSTTIESQSSICAAASPTSATNLYLKESQTLGGTSGSDSDSESLLDIEGGPCEQSTNPQDVKRMRRMVSNRESARRSRKRKQAHLADLETQVDQLRGENASLFKQLTDANQQFTTAVTDNRILKSDVEALRVKVKLAEDMVARGALTCGLGSLGLSPVLNPRQACRGPDVLSGLDFAGDDPCFAGLSPTEQVQNSPLQSIASLESLENRIASEVTSCGGPGVDVWPWDGGLSK, from the exons ATGAAGAAGTGCGCGTCGGAGTTGGAGCTGGAGGCCTTCATCCGCAGCCGGGaggacgcggccgcggcggcggtggcggcggccgagcaCAAGCCCGGGCACGACATCGCCGCGCAGGCGGCGTTCGGTGCGGGCGTGTTCTCCCCCGGCGACCTCTCCGGCTTCAGCTTCGCCGACTCG AACACCCTCAACGGAAGCATTCCTAATCACGTATGGTCCCATAACCACAACGTGAGGCATCCTGCAGTCTCCACGACAATCGAGTCGCAGTCATCAATCTGTG cagcagcaagtccAACATCAGCGACTAACCTATATCTGAAAGAGAGCCAAACTTTGGGGGGCACAAGTGGTTCAGATTCCGATAGCGAATCGCTGTTGGATATCGAGGGTGGTCCATGCGAGCAAAGCACAAACCCACAGGACGTGAAGAGAATGCGACG GATGGTGTCGAACCGTGAGTCCGCTCGACGGTCGAGGAAGAGAAAGCAAGCCCACTTAGCTGACCTTGAGACACAG GTTGACCAGCTGCGAGGCGAAAATGCATCACTCTTCAAGCAGCTGACAGACGCCAACCAGCAATTCACAACTGCAGTCACCGACAACCGGATCCTGAAATCAGATGTCGAGGCCCTCAGAGTCAAG GTGAAGCTGGCGGAGGACATGGTGGCACGCGGCGCGCTGACATGCGGGCTGGGCAGCCTCGGGCTGTCGCCGGTGCTCAACCCGCGGCAGGCGTGCCGGGGCCCCGACGTGCTGTCCGGCCTGgacttcgccggcgacgacccgTGCTTCGCGGGGCTGTCCCCGACGGAGCAGGTGCAGAACTCGCCGCTGCAGAGCATCGCCAGCCTCGAGAGCCTCGAGAACCGGATCGCCAGCGAGGTGACGAGCTGCGGCGGCCCCGGCGTCGACGTCTGGCCGTGGGACGGCGGCCTGTCCAAGTGA
- the LOC117852999 gene encoding uncharacterized protein — translation MGCSSSKLDEEAAVKTCHDRKSFVKKAIAQRGLLASSHVAYVQSLRRVSMALFYYFAEDEHLYFLQEQSSSCLHRPSSPEKKVLVVNRLRPAGAPVHPVVEQWDPEAVENATIDRFFGLDHQFFRPPSMDPMIGTPVSPQPPRWDLSWDPFSSTTDHHLYADYGVEGIKVGQEDEQIPELEEESDDDDGDGHREGKAEEEEEEEEEEEEEEEEEEEDEEESEQEDASAPEVAPPREEDGKVDHVNNELRVMVSGEVEQHGTPGFTVFVDRPPTSMAEAMKDIQGHFMKIVDTASEVSLLLEVVPYHRRVQPPAPREDGEEQGAPEVPPEPFELFQSHKESLDRLYEWEKRLYEEVRAGERVRLAYEKKCALLRSQDANGAEPYAIEKTRAAIRDLRTKLDISLTSVDAVSKRITAVRDDELLPQLMQLVRGLARMWRVIADAHRVMRRTADEATALLTSSSAAAAADRPALAGEGGIRGPPPPPSSTRAAAGAGALGAELRGWRAALEAWAESQRAYAAALWGWARSCVKDGEDMPRLIVGWARAVESVDVDAAARAVDAVAAEAAAIATAAKRQRGGGEEWFNEEEAKKMVCQGITAALAAIAEAGGLAVVAYDELVLEMEMEGRDREREMAGRDEESIQN, via the exons ATGGGCTGCTCCTCGTCGAAGCtggacgaggaggcggccgtGAAGACCTGCCACGACCGGAAGAGCTTCGTGAAGAAGGCGATCGCGCAGCGGGGCCTCCTGGCCTCCTCCCACGTCGCCTACGTCCAGTCGCTCCGCCGCGTCTCCATGGCCCTCTTCTACTACTTCGCCGAGGACGAGCACCTCTACTTCCTGCAGGAGCAATCGTCGTCGTGCCTGCACCGCCCGAgctcgccggagaagaaggtTCTTGTCGTCAACCGCCTGAGGCCGGCGGGGGCTCCGGTGCATCCGGTGGTGGAGCAGTGGGACCCAGAAGCCGTCGAGAACGCCACGATCGACAGATTCTTCGGGCTCGATCACCAGTTCTTCCGTCCCCCATCCATGGATCCGATGATCGGCACGCCGGTATCGCCGCAGCCGCCGAGATGGGACCTCTCTTGGGACCCTTTCTCTTCGACGACCGATCATCACCTGTATGCGGATTACGGCGTCGAAGGCATAAAGGTCGGTCAGGAAGACGAGCAGATaccggagctggaggaggagagcgatgacgacgatggcgaCGGTCACCGAGAAGGCaaagcagaggaggaggaagaggaagaggaggaagaggaggaagaggaagaggaggaagaggaagacgaagaggagAGTGAACAGGAGGATGCATCAGCACCGGAGGTTGCGCCGCCGAGGGAGGAAGATGGAAAGGTGGATCATGTGAACAATGAGTTAAGAGTGATGGTAAGTGGTGAGGTCGAGCAGCATGGCACCCCTGGCTTCACCGTCTTCGTCGACCGGCCTCCGACGAGCATGGCGGAGGCCATGAAGGACATCCAGGGCCACTTCATGAAGATCGTTGACACTGCCAGTGAGGTGTCTCTGTTGCTGGAGGTTGTCCCCTACCATAGGAGAG TTCAACCACCTGCCCCgagggaggacggcgaggagcaggGCGCCCCCGAGGTTCCCCCGGAGCCATTCGAGTTGTTCCAGAGCCACAAGGAGAGCCTTGACAGGCTCTACGAGTGGGAGAAGAGGCTGTACGAGGAAGTCAGG GCAGGGGAGCGAGTGCGTCTGGCGTACGAGAAGAAGTGCGCGCTGCTGAGGAGCCAGGACGCCAATGGCGCCGAGCCGTACGCCATCGAGAAGACGAGGGCCGCCATCAGGGACCTCCGGACCAAGCTCGACATCTCCCTCACCTCCGTCGACGCCGTGTCGAAGAGGATCACCGCGGTGCGCGACGACGAGCTCCTGCCGCAGCTCATGCAGCTCGTCCGAGG GTTGGCAAGGATGTGGAGGGTCATCGCCGACGCGCACCGGGTGATGAGGCGGACGGCCGACGAGGCGACCGCGCTGCTCACGTCGTcgtcagccgccgccgccgccgaccggccGGCTCTGGCAGGCGAAGGAGGCATCAggggtccgccgccgcctccgagctcgacgcgggcggccgccggcgcgggcgcgctcGGCGCGGAGCTCCGCGGCTGGCGCGCGGCGCTGGAGGCCTGGGCCGAGTCGCAGCGTGCGtacgcggcggcgctctgggGCTGGGCGCGGAGCTGCGTCAAGGACGGCGAGGACATGCCGCGCCTGATCGTGGGGTGGGCGCGCGCGGTGGAGTCCGTGGACGTGGACGCGGCGGCCAGGGCCGTGGACGCcgtcgcggcggaggcggccgccaTCGCGACGGCCGCGAaacggcagcgcggcggcggcgaggagtggttcaacgaggaggaggcgaagaAGATGGTCTGCCAAGGGATCACCGCCGCGCTGGCCGCCatcgcggaggccggcggcttGGCCGTCGTCGCGTACGACGAGCTGgtgctggagatggagatggaagggAGGGACCGGGAGAGGGAGATGGCGGGAAGGGACGAGGAATCGATCCAAAACTAA
- the LOC117857404 gene encoding V-type proton ATPase catalytic subunit A has product MAYGDRVTTFEDSEKESEYGYVRKVSGPVVVADGMAGAAMYELVRVGHDNLIGEIIRLEGDSATIQVYEETAGLMVNDPVLRTRKPLSVELGPGILGNIFDGIQRPLKTIAIKSGDVYIPRGVSVPALDKDTLWEFQPNKLGVGDAITGGDLYATVFENTLMQHHVALPPGAMGKVSYIAPAGQYSLQDTVLELEFQGIKKQFTMLQTWPVRSPRPVASKIAADTPLLTGQRVLDALFPSVLGGTCAIPGAFGCGKTVISQALSKYSNSQAVVYVGCGERGNEMAEVLMDFPQLTMTLEDGREESVMKRTTLVANTSNMPVAAREASIYTGITIAEYFRDMGYNVSMMADSTSRWAEALREISGRLAEMPADSGYPAYLAARLASFYERAGKVKCLGSPDRTGSVTIVGAVSPPGGDFSDPVTSATLSIVQVFWGLDKKLAQRKHFPSVNWLISYSKYSQALESFYEKFDPDFIDIRTKAREVLQREDDLNEIVQLVGKDALAESDKITLETAKLLREDYLAQNAFTPYDKYCPFYKSVWMMRNIIHFNTLANQAVERAAGTDGHKITYSVIKHRLGDLFYRLVSQKFEDPAEGEDALVAKFKKLYDDLTAGFRNLEDEAR; this is encoded by the exons atggcgtaCGGCGACCGCGTCACCACCTTCGAGGACTCCGAGAAGGAGAGCGAGTACGGCTATGTCCGCAAG GTCTCTGGACCTGTGGTCGTGGCTGATGGAATGGCGGGTGCTGCCATGTATGAGCTTGTTCGTGTTGGCCACGATAACCTCATTGGGGAAATTATCCGTCTCGAGGGTGATTCAGCTACAATCCAAG TTTATGAGGAAACAGCTGGACTTATGGTTAATGATCCTGTTTTGAGAACAAGAAAG CCTCTTTCTGTTGAGTTGGGACCTGGAATTCTAGGAAACATTTTTGATGGTATCCAG CGCCCTCTAAAAACCATTGCTATTAAATCAGGAGATGTGTACATTCCTCGTGGTGTTTCAGTTCCTGCCCTTGACAAAGATACATTGTGGGAGTTTCAGCCAAATAAACTAG GTGTTGGAGATGCCATCACAGGTGGAGATCTATATGCT ACTGTCTTTGAGAACACATTGATGCAGCACCATGTTGCTCTTCCACCTGGTGCTATGGGGAAAGTAAGTTACATTGCACCAGCTGGTCAGTACAGCCTGCAG GATACAGTGCTAGAATTGGAATTTCAGGGCATAAAAAAGCAATTTACCATGCTTCAG ACATGGCCTGTGCGATCACCAAGGCCTGTTGCGTCGAAGATTGCTGCAGATACACCTCTTCTGACAGGGCAG CGTGTACTTGATGCATTGTTCCCCTCAGTTCTGGGAGGAACTTGTGCTATTCCAGGAGCTTTTGGTTGTGGGAAAACTGTCATTAGTCAGGCACTTTCAAAG TACTCCAATTCCCAAGCTGTGGTTTACGTGGGCTGTGGTGAAAGAGGAAATGAGATGGCTGAGGTTCTCATGGACTTTCCCCAGTTGACAATGACATTGGAAGATGGCCGTGAGGAGTCAGTCATGAAGAGAACAACACTGGTGGCTAACACATCTAACATGCCTGTCGCTGCTCGTGAAGCCTCCATCTATACAG GAATTACAATTGCTGAGTATTTCCGTGACATGGGTTACAACGTCAGCATGATGGCTGATTCCACCTCCCGATGGGCTGAGGCATTGCGTGAAATCTCAGGGCGTTTG GCTGAAATGCCTGCTGATAGTGGTTACCCAGCTTATTTGGCTGCACGATTGGCATCCTTTTATGAACGTGCTGGTAAGGTGAAATGTCTAGGAAGTCCAGACAGGACTGGCAGTGTCACAATTGTTGGAGCTGTCTCTCCTCCTGGTGGTGATTTTTCAGACCCTGTTACCTCCGCAACCCTCAGTATTGTTCAG GTCTTCTGGGGTTTAGATAAAAAGCTTGCTCAAAGGAAGCATTTCCCATCTGTGAATTGGCTCATTTCCTACTCAAAATACTCTCAG GCCCTTGAGTCCTTCTATGAGAAATTTGATCCAGATTTCATTGATATTAGGACAAAAGCACGTGAGGTGTTGCAGAGGGAGGATGATCTAAATGAAATTGTGCAG CTTGTTGGTAAAGATGCGCTGGCAGAATCCGACAAGATCACGCTGGAGACAGCAAAGCTTCTGAGAGAAGATTATTTGGCACAAAATGCGTTTACCCC ATATGATAAGTACTGCCCATTCTACAAATCTGTTTGGATGATGCGCAACATTATTCACTTCAACACATTGGCAAATCAG GCTGTGGAGCGGGCAGCTGGTACTGATGGCCATAAGATAACATACAGTGTCATAAAGCATCGCTTGGGCGATCTATTCTATCGCTTAGT ATCTCAAAAGTTTGAGGATCCTGCGGAAGGCGAAGACGCATTGGTTGCCAAATTTAAGAAACTATATGATGACCTTACCGCTGGGTTCCGCAATCTAGAGGATGAGGCACGGTGA
- the LOC117833946 gene encoding glycosyltransferase BC10, which translates to MKQVWQRSSKDMTAMPPPRHRGAAKKPMWIIVLLSLVCVALMGAYVYPPRRYSACYFFASSVCTPFKDWLPNVARERTDEEIVSSVVNRDLLSMPMPVSKNPKIAFMFLTPGSLPFEKLWEKFLQGHDGRYSIYIHASREKPVHSSSLFVGREIRSEKVVWGRISMVDAEKRLLANALEDVDNQFFILLSDSCVPLHTFDYIYNYLMGTNVSFIDCFLDPGPHGTGRYSTEMLPEIEQRDFRKGAQWFAITRRHALLILADNLYYNKFKLYCKPAEGRNCIADEHYLPTLFNMVDPGGIANWSLTHVDWSEGKWHPRSYRAADVTYELLKNITSVSENFHITSDDKKVVTVAPCMWNGTKRPCYLFARKFYPETLNNLLKLFSSYTSA; encoded by the exons ATGAAACAGGTGTGGCAGCGGAGCAGCAAGGACATGACAGCCATGCCCCCTCCGCGCCACCGAGGCGCTGCTAAGAAGCCCATGTGGATCATCGTGCTATTGTCTTTGGTTTGCGTCGCACTTATGGGGGCCTACGTCTACCCACCACGGCGCTACTCTGCATGCTACTTCTTTGCTTCAAGTGTCTGTACTCCGTTCAAGGATTGGCTACCTAATGTTGCTCGGGAGAGAactgatgaagagattgtttcATCTGTGGTTAATAGGGACCTCCTTTCAATGCCTATGCCTGTGTCAAAAAATCCAAAGATTGCCTTTATGTTCTTGACACCAGGTTCATTGCCTTTTGAGAAATTATGGGAGAAATTTTTACAG GGTCACGATGGGCGATATTCCATCTATATCCACGCATCTCGTGAGAAACCTGTACATTCTAGCTCTCTGTTTGTTGGCCGTGAAATTCGCAGTGAAAAG GTAGTATGGGGGAGGATTTCAATGGTTGATGCAGAGAAGAGGCTATTAGCAAATGCATTGGAAGATGTTGATAATCAATTTTTCATCTTGCTTTCTGACAG CTGTGTTCCACTACATACATTTGATTACATATATAATTATCTGATGGGAACCAATGTCAGCTTCATTGATTG TTTCCTAGATCCTGGCCCGCATGGAACTGGAAGGTATTCCACGGAAATGCTTCCTGAAATAGAACAGAGGGACTTCAGGAAGGGTGCCCAG TGGTTTGCTATAACACGAAGGCATGCTTTACTGATTCTGGCAGACAACCTTTACTACAATAAGTTCAAGCTATATTGCAAG CCAGCAGAGGGACGCAACTGTATTGCTGATGAGCATTATTTGCCAACCCTCTTCAAT ATGGTGGATCCTGGTGGAATTGCCAACTGGTCACTTACTCATGTTGATTGGTCTGAGGGAAAATGGCATCCAAGGTCATATAGGGCTGCAGATGTTACCTATGAACTCTTAAAGAACATAACG TCTGTCAGTGAGAATTTCCACATTACAAGTGATGATAAG AAAGTTGTGACGGTGGCCCCATGTATGTGGAACGGAACAAAAAGACCGTGCTACCTTTTTGCTAGAAAGTTTTACCCAGAAACTCTGAACAACCTATTGAAGCTATTCTCCAGTTACACATCAGCTTGA
- the LOC117857692 gene encoding uncharacterized protein: MELSLLGLQSAEKTSLVNAIDLTRMLETAHYCELVVESSEIDDLPLLPPSLLSHSFTERCLLLLSGASSYCREVAFSG, encoded by the exons ATGGAGCTTTCCTTGTTAGGGCTCCAAAGTGCTGAGAAAACATCACTTGTGAATGCCATTGAT TTGACAAGGATGCTTGAGACTGCACACTACTGTGAGCTTGTG GTGGAGAGCAGTGAAATAGATGATCTGCCATTGTTGCCTCCAAGCTTGCTATCCCACAGCTTCACAGAAAGGTGTTTGCTGCTGCTGAGTGGGGCGTCAAGTTATTGCAGAG AAGTTGCTTTCTCTGGATGA